In a genomic window of Lepisosteus oculatus isolate fLepOcu1 chromosome 3, fLepOcu1.hap2, whole genome shotgun sequence:
- the rcl1 gene encoding RNA 3'-terminal phosphate cyclase-like protein isoform X3 → MCSNNNMASQCLTYEGCNFLRQRLVLSTLSGKRVKIRNIRYKDDNPGLRDFEASFIRLMDKITNGTRIEINQTGTALFYQPGLLYGGTVEHDCNPQRSIGYYLEALLALAPFMKNPIRAVLRGVTNDQKDPSVDTLKATAVPLMKKFGLDGEGLELKIVKRGMPPGGGGEVLFTCPVRRCIKPVQLTDPGKIKRIRGMAYSVRVSPQIANRIVDSARSILNKFIPDIYIYTDHMKGASSGKSPGFGLSLVAETTNGTFLSAEMASNPQGQGDPVLPEELGKTCAKLLLEEIYRDRVSASYKRLLSNYVQN, encoded by the exons ATGTGTAGCAATAACAACATGGCGAGTCAGTGTCTCACTTATGAGGGATGTAATTTCTTAAGACAGAGGCTAGTTTTATCAACGCTCAGTGGAAAACGGGTCAAAATACGAAACATTCGGTATAAAGATGATAACCCCGGACTCCGAG atTTTGAAGCCAGCTTCATTAGGCTGATGGACAAGATCACCAATGGCACTAGGATAGAAATCAATCAAACAg GTACTGCTCTGTTCTATCAGCCAGGGCTGCTATATGGAGGGACTGTAGAGCATGACTGTAATCCCCAGCGCTCCATTGGCTACTACCTGGAGGCTCTGCTTGCACTGGCTCCTTTCATGAAGAACCCAATCAGGGCTGTGCTGAGAGGTGTCACTAATGACCAGAAGGACCCATCT GTTGACACCCTCAAAGCCACTGCAGTTCCCCTGATGAAGAAGTTTGGTCTTGATGGGGAAGGCCTTGAGCTGAAG ATCGTGAAAAGAGGGATGCCTCCAGGGGGTGGCGGAGAAGTGCTTTTCACGTGCCCCGTTCGCAGGTGTATTAAACCAGTGCAGCTGACTGACCCCGGCAAAATCAAGCGAATTCGAGGAATGGC ATACTCAGTTAGAGTTTCTCCACAGATTGCAAACAGAATTGTGGATTCAGCCAGAAGCATCTTAAACAAGTTTATACCggacatttacatttacacagaccacatgaaggGGGCCAGTTCTGGGAA ATCTCCGGGCTTTGGCCTCTCTTTGGTAGCAGAGACCACAAATGGAACCTTTCTCAGTGCTGAAATGGCTTCCAATCCAcagggacagggagatccaGTCCTCCCAGAAGAACTAGGAAAGACCTGTGCCAAGCtacttttggaagaaatataCAGA